The Hippoglossus hippoglossus isolate fHipHip1 chromosome 4, fHipHip1.pri, whole genome shotgun sequence DNA window GCAGCTTTGTCTGAGCGCCAGCTGCAGTGTCTTTGATCCCATGTGCTGGAGGTATTGGCACAGGTCTGCCTGCCACCCACTCTGTGTGCCCCTCACTGTGTGCGCTCTGACGTTTGCCATGGCTGATACTGAAGGCACTGATTCACTGCAAGGCATCTTTCAGCTTATTctctttagttgtttttttattaaccCCCAAATGTCACAATGAGTTAATTCATAATAAGCTCCCAGTTGgttttcttcattttgaaaAATAGTATTATATAAATGATAACTTATCAATTAATTTATCAATTATACTGCATGTTGCAGTAGTTATTTAAGGTAATATTTTGTAAATCTGTATCATGGGTGTATGTGTTCATTATTCAGTGTGAACATTAAACCCTTCTTGTGGGACTGTTGCATTAAACTGCTTTATTTTTAGTATCTAATGAACTGGCAAATTTTCAAGATAAAAGCCTCATCTGATTTTGCTCTATTTTCTTCACCATCTTTTTTACCAATAACAAAATATAGTTGTCATAACAAAAGATAATATGATTATATGTGTACTTAATTTGCATAACTACGCATATGTATAATAATTCTAATCAATATTTCTATGCTTAACAGTATTAACAAGGATTAAGTCAATACTTCATGTttgtaatgtaaaaacacaatctcAAAACCACCTGTCGTAGCAGTGTTTCTAAAGCCACCGTGATGGAGAGATGCAAGAGACATAACAACAAACCAAGAGGTACTGAGTTATTTTATTATCTGTTCCAGATGAGATGTGAGACAAAAGCGAAAATTCATCAAGGCATAACATTCAGATTATTAattgcaaattaaaaaacagtaatAGGTCTATAACTTTAATttaaggaaaaaactaaaagtaaattGAAGTGAACGAAACTTGACTAATATGTATTAATGataatttactttactttcactgctgttagtgtttttttatatataaatgtgcaTTCATATTTCCACCTCCACCGGATAACAATGGAAACTCTGGTCTTTATTTAACAGGTGTCTTGGTGAATCGTAGTTTTTGAGCTCCATGTatgttggactttttttattcatcaggCTCGTGCTTGACACGGAGTGAACATACTCAGAGTTTATTGGTCGAAATATGTCTCAGAGTTTGTGTAACTGCTTTCTGAAGCAGGGCACGTACACCAGTCAGTCAGCAGGTAATCTTATTACAGCACATCTGAAGGAAAACATAACAGATCACCTAATCTCGAGAATTTAATACTTGATGATAAGCCAAAAGTCAAAACCAGTCTAGATTATAAACAGCAGGTGAAATTTGTTAAGACATGGTGTAAAATGATTTCATAATGTACATTTATCTTAAAGTTTttgattaaatataatatattactGCATTCTAATCTGTTCTTTTGATTTCTCCTAAGCCTTTAATCTCTGTTGCATTGATTTTGATCACATCATTACACTTATTATCGACACTTGTattgcttttttatttgctatgattgtaaagcactttgggtCAGCTGTTTTTAGATTTGCTTTacagataaatataaatgtgacttgacatatctatagatatatttataataaGCTTATAGCttaatgtgaaatatgaaaaacaatcGATACAGGTATAGAGCAAAAGGCCACTATGGTCAATACTGTATGTTGCATCAATTTACCTTTTAAGACTTTCAATCCAAGTCTGTTTATCGTGACACATTATTGCTAAACCTTTCAAAAAACAAGTTATTGCATCCTGTCAAATATCGTTCTTATGAAACAGCATGAGACTTTGTGGCTGACGTGATGTGTCGTATAGTAATTTGGACCCAAAGCTGCACATACATTATGTGATTATGTAACATCTAGATCATTGTGGCACGTGAACAAATGGCAGTTGACTGTTCCTCACTTGGAAGAGAAAACGATAGTGACATTGAAATATATAGATCAATATGAAGAGAACATAAACAATATGAACAAAATTATGTACATAAAAATGGGTAAAAATAGCGATACGGTTGACAAAATATGATCATTGTTGGGCCTGGTAAATTAGATAAAACCTAGTGATCACTTAGAGAATCGGCTCTGTGTCATTCCAACTGACATATGCATCTGTCCacctgcaaaaaacaaacaaataggaAAGAAATTTAATTAGTGCCTTGTGGTCGTGCGACTCCACCAAACAATCAGCGGGTGTATGGtcaatttaatattttcagGGTCTGCTGAAATCactgtgcatgtatgtatgtccaTGTGTCACCTTGTTCGGATACAGTGCTCCAGCGGAGGAATGAGATCAGGGTCCTGGCTGCTCATGGTCGATTTACCAACAGCtacaaatgcaaaacattttcagtttagaCAAACTAACAGTTAGTGACACAGCAACTTAATCAACTATCTTACTGCTACTAAGGAATCAACATTAGACAGATCCAAAGAATTAGGATTGCcatgaaaatatgaattgtATGACAAAATCACTTCATACAAAAGTTATACCTGAATCTGAACATCtgtatatttctgtgtttaagTTTAAAGTACTTGActacaaataaaaccacataCAGACAGTGAGCCGGATCTCCTCCTGTTGATTGGCCAGTCCGTCATAATAGTACAGGTCAAACTCCAGCTCTCTGTCCGGATTGGTCAACAGCTCCCTCTGCAGGCCAAAGAGCACGCTGAAGTGGCTCTCACTGCACACCACCCAGATGGGGTAACGGGGCGTCTTCATGTAAGCTCCTaccttaaataaacaaaacaaaaacgaACCCAGCAGAGCAGACTCCAATATTAGCATGTTAACTATTATATGAGGCCCGTCACAGTCTTAAGAACATTCTTTGCCGGGATGATGGACACATCTGTGGTGCAGAGACCAGCCCATAATTACACTGAAGAATGCTCATTGACGTCTTGTGACTTAACTTGAATCAGATCTGTCAGTGACCAGAGAGTCAGCCAGCGATGTCACTCACCTTACAGATGTTATAATGTTCAAATAGGGAAAGCAGGCCAACATCACAGCGGCCTTTCATTCCCTTGAGTAGAGTCATGTTTCCATTGCCAGAGTCTAACTCCATGTCATTGTCAAACACATTCGAAACTGCTCTGCCACAGAGCAACAAGTTGACCAGCTCCTggtaaacaaagacacaaggACATGTTAGTGTCACAATAcactgttttttatatatagattAGTAACAGTATTGTATCGATTATAATACTTTTTGTATGTCTGAGATTCATCTGTTATTGTTCCATCAATAAACTCAGCGTCCTCTGTGCACATCTGTTACACGATCAAAGCACATTTCTaactgtttgatttaatttatcatTTGCAGTTGCTGATTGAAGAGCTGTTTGTTCGTCTGTAAAGATGACACGTCTTTGACGCAACTGTTCCAACACTGTAACATGAACGCTGAAAGCAGCAGACTTGAAGAATTACAAGTAAATTAATACCTTTCACACTTAAAACCCGCCAATGATTTCAAAGTAATGAAGTCCCAGTGTCACACAACACCCAAACGTGTCAAACCTGAGTGCAGTAACCATGAGCTCCGATGAGTGTGGTGGTGGGCACGTCCATATCTTCtcttattcttaaaaaaaaaaaaaaaagaacgcTCATTTAAGGAAGTTGTTTCACAATCTGGAACATAGGGGTTTAAACTGTACATCACAAAACCAGATGCATGCAACAatgttagaaaaaaaaaaaactaaaagtgtaGTGATGACCTTGGGGAGGAAATATTGTTGTAGTGTAAAGAGAGATCTACATACTTCTCAATAGATCGAGACAGAACAGCAGATATGGTCAGCAGAATGCAACCTAACACTCCCGTCTCAAACTgcggagaaaaagaaaatcaattacCCGCAGAAAAGTTGCCAGAGGTTTTCATCATATGACCAGTTCAATGAAACTGAAGGATCTCTCACCTGCTCCATATGCTGCTCCAACAGCAACTGCAGATCCTTGATGCTCTCCGCAGAGAAAACTGTTACctacaacagaaacacaacagtgttGATACGAACAGCGTGGCTAACTCCGACAATATAAACATTTCACAGGTGTCTGTACCTTTTCAAGCACCCCTTCATATTTGTAGTGTCCTGTTTGGGTGAAATGATTTCTTCCTGTACTTCtgtttacaaaaaataaatgtaaaaacaagggTTAAATCAATGCTTCAACTGAAACAGCAGATTTATCAGGTACTCTGAGATGAATGGCCCAAGCTCGGACAAACAcaagaatagcactcagtagagcgcaaacctctgccaaggcgCGACAGTCCGCTCAAATCCAATCAAGCCGGATCGAATGACACACACTAATAGATACCAATCCCTTAATAgccctgttttttttcaccaaggtccatgaattattccttgggGAATTGGGGAATCTCGCactgtcaaagaaagtgaaacttaTTCTTGGATATGCCCCCTGATTCAGATTTGCACCAcatatttaatgggttcttccctgaatcatacctcatccttccactaagtttctgCCTGTACTCCAcctgtagtttttatgtaatgctgctaacatccagacaaacaaaaacataacctccctggcagaggtaataatgaTGGTGTTGGGACACTGGAGTTAAACTTTTTTATTAACTCTTGGCTTCTACAGGCAAATTAAGTCCGGTTCAACAAAGTGGATGTTGCTCATGTAACAGTGACACACTGAACTTCCCTGACCCTTAACATCTGAGCCATGTATTTACAAGGTTCAGCGTGATGGTGGCTGTTTGGATGTAGGGGATTAAAAAAGAGTAAGATCTCACATTGCAACTGTGGCTTGTTTCTCCTCGCCAGCCCTCCACAGGATTTCAGCCACGGCTAAGATGAGACACTTTCTTCTGATATTGCTGGAAGGTGTTAATCTCCTGAGAAAAGGcatttgaatgaaaagcagGTCGTCTCGCATAATATTACAGTTCATATCAAAATTCAAGGGTCAGTACTTGACAGTGGCTGAGCGCTCCTTGATGTGAATTAACGGCTGTAAAAAGCAATCCAGTGATTACACTGGTGCACACAGAGGTCAACAGCATAACACTGAAAGAGGGATAACGTACTGGAGGCCTGCGTTCTTGCTCTCGCTGTtctcaaacagcagcttctttAGAACAAAGGCTTGGATGGATGCCAGAACTCCACAAGGACCACCctagaaaatacatttgcagAGGTCAACAAGCAGCCTATTGCCACAGTTCGATAAGTCGTATGGAAATCTGTGTGCTGTATTACTGAGTTTTAGCAAACCAAGACAACCTTTTTCTGCACAATTCCATATCTCAGGTCGTGCGTTTCGGAGAATGTGAAGCCCTGATTCCTCCACTCGGCGCTGAAGCAATTTACGCTGGAACCGAGAAGAATCGCTTTCAATTCCTGGAAccgaacagaaacagaaaaacaacaagaatgAAAATCAAATGCAACTGCAGAAACCGTCCCCAGCGTTTTCTAAAGACACCCTGCTGTAAATCACCAACCAACCACGGCAGTGTGTTGGTCCATTGGACGGCCCGCAGAGCTGCGCTCTCTGATGGTTCTCTGGAAGGACACTTTAGAGAGATCTTGCAGCTCGTCATCAATGTCATCTAGAAATACAGTAACACCTCACGTCAGCTCGGACAAATCCAAAGCAATAAAGGGTAAAACCGAGGAATTATGCCTGTTTTTTCTATTCTCTGCATTGCTACATATAGATTACCTACCTAAAGCCATCTCGGACACATCCAAATCCGCCACAGTGGGTCTGGTCTTTACTCTGAGAAAAGGGACATTATACATAAACTTCTAAACTAAAGCCTTAAGCTTTCCAGTAGGAAAACATGCTCAACTGTATAAAACCATTAAGTCACTCGCCATGTAGAGTCTAACATCTTTAAGTTATTTACTTGCTTGTCTTGAGCGAGTCTTGCCCCACTTTCTCAAAGCTGTTTTCACTCTGCCTTCTCACTGGTGCACTCGGCAACTCCCGGCTCCCTCCTGCGCAGTCAGCTGAGCATATCGCTGTTGGACCACTTTCCACACTTTTGAGATGTGAGCCTGTCACCAAGAGTCCATTGCTCGACTTCCTGTGTTCTTCTTGTTTTCTGAGCGGCAGCTGGGGAGCTTCTACCCTTCGACTTAgcctttttttaattgattccTAAAAAGATAAACAACAGTTAGGGGTAAGGGTACGATGAAGATTGGGATCAACGTCATAACTTAAAAACTGCAACACAGTCTCAGCACCTGAGGGGAACTTGCTATTGGTCCAGCCATCATGCCACGTCTAATTCGATTAGTTTTGCTCCTTTGGGCGCTCTCAGTGATGGTCGTCTTTTTCTCTGGTTCTCTTCTCATGAAGCTCTCGTTGTCCTGGGCAGGAGCCAGCAGTGGATGAGCTTTGTGATCCTCTGAGTCATAGGTTTGGAAGCATGTTTGATTGTTGCCGGACAGACTTTCAGGCATCGATGAGGTATATGTAGGTTGAAAGGAGGAGATATCTTCTACATCAGACCTGTGAGAAACACAATCCCATATCAGTTCAAACCCATACtcaaaacaaaagtcaaaacaGCACAAAATGATCAAAGACGCTGCTTGTGAAATACCTCGGTTTGATGCGTTTGCTAATAACAAAGGCTGCTGTGTTATCCTCGCTCATCTCTGCTGGTGTGaatgcaggaggagcagcagagccgACAGCCGAAGCAGACAGCAGACGCTCACTTTCACTGCTGGGGACCTCGTCATTATGCAGACCTGCGATGTGATGCTTCACAATAATCTCCAGTAAAGTTTTCAGGGGGGAGCTGTGAACCTGCAACGACAGAGATGTCAGCCTCAGACTGGTTTGTGTCGTTCACTTGCACAGCAGCCATTATCCAGCTGCGAGGCAAGTCGAGATTCCCATGCCTCCTGTTAGAAAAGACACCGCACgccatgttttctgtttacattttgcGTCATGCACCAAAAACGCTTGGGAGTCGCACTGAGGGAAAGTGACCTGGTGGATCTCTCACCTTGTTCTCTCTGTAGAGACTCTCTATGTTGAGGACCTGCCTCAGGTGGGATCTGTTGTTGATGCTGGCCTCTGTGCGCGGATGCTCCTCGTCCATACAGCTGATCGTTCTCTTCAGTCCCTGCACATGATCAGGAGCAGTGTTTACATCCCTTTTATACAGTCTGTTATCATCCTGATCTGTGAGCCGTCAGACCCCGACACCCCTgcagaagttttatttttgtgttaacCATGATCATAGAATCTGACGCTGATTGAATATAAAGCTATGTTAGCACCACCCTAGCTAGAGCTAAATACTGCAAATACGGTCACATATTTCACGCTGGTTTCCCAGATGAATCTTTATCATAGCATCAGACGAGAGACAGATTTCGACCCACACGAACTCTTTAGCATAGCTGGCCGGGGGCTAACGCTAACAAtgctagctagttagcttacTTACCTTCCGACTCAGGTATTCCCTCACAAGAGACGAAGAGACCTCCTCCACAGAAACAGCCATGGTGGGAACATACAGTGTTTGATTCCCACACAGCACATCCAACAACACGGAGCCCTGTGGAGCCGAGAGGTGACGCACAGATCTACGGTCAgtagaaaaaacacagatctACGGTCAGTAGATGCACAGATCTACAGTCAGTAGATGCACAGATCTACAGTCAGTAGACGCACAGATCTACAGTCAGCAGATGCACAGATCTACGGTCAGTAGAAAAACCCAGATCTACGGTCAGCAGATGCACAGACCTACGGTCAGTAGACGCACAGATCTACGGTCAGCAGACGAggcagtaaacacacacatgtgccgGTCGATGTTGTCTAGAGATCAGCGGAACTGTTCGGGTGTTTACGATCTGCTGTTCTGCAATGTGCGTTTCCATGGAGACGCCAGTCGCGGATCAGTGGATGAGGTaaacaaacatggcggcctGTGATTTTCCAAAGGAAATTCTCCCTGGAGCAAGTTTATGAGGGAGCGAGACTTCCAGAGTCCGAGTTTACCGTGGattcacaataataacaataataataatcataataataataatgcattactagatggatttttgtttgtgttattggtGTGATGGTCCTCGTTTTGCCATGTATTCAGACTGTTATAACTACTGAAAAGGCATTAGTCCCCCACTGATCTCCAACCCACCACTACCATCAATAGTCTAGTTCCTCCAAGTTCCCATCAAGACTATAGTGCCCAGTTCTCACATGCAGGAATAATATTGAGTTTGTGCTGTTTTGTGGCAATTAGATTAAATACAACTCAACCAGGAAAATGCATTGTGAAATATCAAAGCTCTAACAAATAGATTTTGACACAAGATCCCTCTGCAAGACATggtctgtaaaatgtatttctccatCGATCTTGTACTTTAGAGGttatttaaattaacaaaatcaACTGCCCTTAAGGTCCCAGGGTGGCTGCTTGCTTTACCTGGACAGTAAACTAGTCTTGAAACATTTATTGAAACAGGGTTGCAAGTGTTACAAAAACTGGGGTTACATTTCTGTAATAAATTCAATTTGTAATAGCAATGGCCCAGAGCATTATGACACAAAACGTTGGCCACTATAATATAATCCCGCTCCACAGCCCGAACTGTCGCTTTAAACCCTAAAGTAACACAGTCAGCGTATCATGTACAACAATCAGGTAGTAGGTGGCAGTTCTTACatcacaataaaatacaaagacaaaaaagatgttatcttttgttcattttattaaaacattttcatatgacAAATATTCAGGCTAGTctaagtttttcttttcttatcaAACCATACGACGGTGACCTACTGTCCAGCACGACTGAATTATGACAACTTCATCAAGAGTATgacattcaaaagaaaaaagggggatTGGTGCATTAAAAATTAACATATTAAAATGGTTTATATGCTGCGatcaaaaaacactttatctGGACTTCAAGAGTTTCATTGAAAATCAGGATGAACACAAGCTCAAATTGCTTTGATCCTCCAATACGTGGCTATAATTACAATGTCACATCATCGAAATACAACCCCACAGAGATGACTAACATGTTAGCCTTTGATATAATACCAGCCAAGTATCACAATACCATTTACTAATAAGAGGAGGGGTGCATAAAACTACACACGACAATACTGATGATATAGTTGAGCATTAGTAGAATATAAACTTGTAAGGTGTTTTCCCGTATATTGTTCGTTCAAAATCAGCAGACAAGGACGTTGTACATTTGACATTTCTATGCCTCAACGTAACATTTGCCATGTATGGGAAGTCTGATATTTACATTACAGTACTATGATACTGAAAAATTGCTGGTATCCCAAATATCACTACGGCCTCTGAGTGAAGGTAGTTTGAGAGCTTTGTGCAACCCTTGACATGGGAGCAAAGAATCCTGTCGGTTTTTGGCACATGTATCATTCTACTCTAGCAGGGAGTGCAGCTTTAACATTGAGCAATATGTAAACAACAtcttgcttttgtgtgtgtttgtgtgtgcgtgtgtccctCCCTAAGGAATGCCAAGCATACTGCTATTTTCTTCCCTCTGCTGTTTGACCATACCGTACCACGCGGGGCAAAGTTTTACAAAGGGAGCGAGAGACAACAGGGAAAGTTTCCAGAACCTGGAAGGGACGTCAGTAGTCGTACGCTgcaagaaagaaacagaagagcAGTTATCCACATCTGCCACCCGGCACAGGTTTGCAAGGAAGAGGAGCATGCGATCCACTTCATGCAGAGAGGCTGGAATCCACATTGGAGGTATCATGCAGGCATGCAATCACACCAAGGTGGTCTTACTTTCTATTGTGAGGATGCAGGTGCTCGCTGCTGTGCCTCTGCTGTTCACGGCCTTGCACATGTACTCGCCCTCGTCCTCCGGGAAGGTCTCGGGCAGGTAGAGGCAGgacgtctctcctctctctataTACTGATAGTCCTCACAGTCCTGGAGCATCTCCCCCTCGAACCACCAGGTGACCTCAGGCTTTGGCTCCCCGGTGATCTTAACAGTGAACCGCACCGGCTCCTGATCCACCACCGATTGATTCTTGAGGGGCTTTTTGAACCACGGCGCCCCAGACCTGGCGTgatcctcctcatcttcatagGCTGCGGAGCCGTTGATGATGCTGCTGTCATCCTCCCCATCATCCTCCTTTTTCTGCAAACACATGACAACAAGAATCACGAGTGTTAGAGTCAAAGCGACCTGAGAACAAACTCTCGCTTGGCTGTCATCCAGTCAGAATACATATATGGTCGTGAATATGGGAAGATTTACTTTCTGGAGTGCAGCAtcaatctcctgctgctcaaACTGCAtcctctgcagcttctgctcctctatcctcttcttctcctcgtcctctctgGCTTTGGCCATTTGTTCAAATCGGGCTCGCATGTCCACCTTCTGTTTGAATGGTGACTCGTCGGCCCTCGCTGGAGTCGTTTCTCTTTCCTCATCCtcctgaaaaacacagcaacttCAGTATGTGACAATGAGGTAATCCTTCAATGGTGCCACGTCTTAATGAAAAGAGTGAGACCGGCCTC harbors:
- the mindy4 gene encoding probable ubiquitin carboxyl-terminal hydrolase MINDY-4 isoform X2; translated protein: MAVSVEEVSSSLVREYLSRKGLKRTISCMDEEHPRTEASINNRSHLRQVLNIESLYRENKVHSSPLKTLLEIIVKHHIAGLHNDEVPSSESERLLSASAVGSAAPPAFTPAEMSEDNTAAFVISKRIKPRSDVEDISSFQPTYTSSMPESLSGNNQTCFQTYDSEDHKAHPLLAPAQDNESFMRREPEKKTTITESAQRSKTNRIRRGMMAGPIASSPQESIKKRLSRRVEAPQLPLRKQEEHRKSSNGLLVTGSHLKSVESGPTAICSADCAGGSRELPSAPVRRQSENSFEKVGQDSLKTSKVKTRPTVADLDVSEMALDDIDDELQDLSKVSFQRTIRERSSAGRPMDQHTAVELKAILLGSSVNCFSAEWRNQGFTFSETHDLRYGIVQKKGGPCGVLASIQAFVLKKLLFENSESKNAGLQRLTPSSNIRRKCLILAVAEILWRAGEEKQATVAISTGRNHFTQTGHYKYEGVLEKVTVFSAESIKDLQLLLEQHMEQFETGVLGCILLTISAVLSRSIEKIREDMDVPTTTLIGAHGYCTQELVNLLLCGRAVSNVFDNDMELDSGNGNMTLLKGMKGRCDVGLLSLFEHYNICKELT
- the mindy4 gene encoding probable ubiquitin carboxyl-terminal hydrolase MINDY-4 isoform X1: MAVSVEEVSSSLVREYLSRKGLKRTISCMDEEHPRTEASINNRSHLRQVLNIESLYRENKVHSSPLKTLLEIIVKHHIAGLHNDEVPSSESERLLSASAVGSAAPPAFTPAEMSEDNTAAFVISKRIKPRSDVEDISSFQPTYTSSMPESLSGNNQTCFQTYDSEDHKAHPLLAPAQDNESFMRREPEKKTTITESAQRSKTNRIRRGMMAGPIASSPQESIKKRLSRRVEAPQLPLRKQEEHRKSSNGLLVTGSHLKSVESGPTAICSADCAGGSRELPSAPVRRQSENSFEKVGQDSLKTSKVKTRPTVADLDVSEMALDDIDDELQDLSKVSFQRTIRERSSAGRPMDQHTAVELKAILLGSSVNCFSAEWRNQGFTFSETHDLRYGIVQKKGGPCGVLASIQAFVLKKLLFENSESKNAGLQRLTPSSNIRRKCLILAVAEILWRAGEEKQATVAISTGRNHFTQTGHYKYEGVLEKVTVFSAESIKDLQLLLEQHMEQFETGVLGCILLTISAVLSRSIEKIREDMDVPTTTLIGAHGYCTQELVNLLLCGRAVSNVFDNDMELDSGNGNMTLLKGMKGRCDVGLLSLFEHYNICKVGAYMKTPRYPIWVVCSESHFSVLFGLQRELLTNPDRELEFDLYYYDGLANQQEEIRLTVSVGKSTMSSQDPDLIPPLEHCIRTRWTDAYVSWNDTEPIL